The Branchiostoma floridae strain S238N-H82 chromosome 17, Bfl_VNyyK, whole genome shotgun sequence genome has a window encoding:
- the LOC118404438 gene encoding patched domain-containing protein 1-like, with the protein MLFDCIEKNLKTWFGFFGCFVYRHEVFFLVAPLCVSGLLGAGLSHVRTDSDIDSLFSPYNAPARKERAALGGLFPVEEPWEYRNPVQHGEGNYVRVLLTSPGEGNILTERYLQWVRWIDDIVTSQVVTFGGVNFTYSDICAFEDGECVGEDFRRLLHVLDIGSGSLSYPVTMLEDGQRLFVGNLLGRIVPAPIRNLLTSVASAGAVQLLYYLRTNDSLHDHVSRLWEDEVEKKLLGLETRDLQVAVSTARTLEREYLENSAGISARFAGTVLLAVFAAGALCFTADCVRSKPLLGVGGVVTACFSGLASAGLISLCGGAFTTTLVPLPVLLLGSSLHDTYSMLSSWRQTSERDDVKTRMSETYQRAVVPMVFTYVIQVGFLFLQTIDSYRVPQLAVVTICNLLLFFPQDVYFTEFGPRIAVILRGDLRYWDPAVQDGLENLTRTFESIPHISAPDTDAWFRDYRAFLNTVGGRKRADKLKYIKRLRQFLNTTAFRRYRHDIVFKNNQKNIRASRIFLQSKKTANYKELIEVMTSARKVARESDLNVTVYNPAFMFLDQFAPILPEALENLGITGFCFLVFAMFTVTNFRSSMWVAILTMSVMTGLIGFLTVLGTNLDPATLGYSVFALGFTIQATSPTVFAFVRAQGPTRTKCMQSTLVYYSMPVVQTCLTLMFAVLPFTTAPSYIFYSLFQAVFTLCALVLLHALVVMPVIMTVVGPSKEEEITDSTASTPNKETSSGPYQVSAV; encoded by the exons ATGCTGTTCGACTGTATCGAGAAGAACTTGAAGACGTGGTTCGGGTTTTTCGGGTGCTTCGTGTACCGTCACGAGGTGTTCTTCCTGGTGGCACCGCTGTGCGTGAGCGGGCTCCTCGGGGCGGGGTTGAGCCATGTCCGTACGGACAGTGACATCGACTCGCTGTTCTCGCCGTACAACGCACCGGCCAG GAAGGAGCGGGCGGCGCTAGGCGGCCTGTTCCCCGTGGAGGAGCCTTGGGAGTACCGTAACCCCGTGCAGCACGGAGAAGGGAACTACGTGCGCGTGCTGCTGACCTCCCCGGGGGAGGGTAACATTCTGACCGAGCGCTATCTCCAGTGGGTCCGCTGGATAGACGACATCGTCACGAGCCAAGTCGTCACTTTCGGAGGGGTCAACTTCACCTACAG TGACATCTGTGCCTTCGAAGACGGCGAGTGCGTCGGAGAAGATTTCCGGCGTCTTCTCCATGTCTTAGACATTGGCTCCGGCTCCTTGTCCTACCCCGTGACGATGTTAGAAGACGGGCAGCGGCTCTTTGTCGGGAACCTGCTCGGCAG GATCGTCCCCGCCCCGATCCGGAACCTCCTGACGTCCGTTGCGTCAGCCGGAGCCGTGCAG CTGCTGTACTACCTCAGGACCAACGACAGTCTGCACGATCACGTCTCAAGACTCTGGGAAGACGAAGTGGAGAAGAAGCTCCTCGGACTCGAAACCCGCGACTTGCAGGTGGCGGTGTCGACGGCTCGGACTTTAGAGCGAGAGTACCTAG AGAACAGTGCGGGGATCTCGGCCCGGTTCGCCGGTACCGTGCTGCTGGCGGTGTTCGCTGCGGGCGCCCTGTGCTTCACGGCCGACTGCGTGCGGAGCAAGCCCCTGCTCGGGGTGGGCGGCGTGGTCACCGCGTGCTTCTCCGGGCTGGCCTCGGCGGGACTCATCAGTCTGTGCGGGGGAGCCTTCACCACAACCCTGGTGCCGCTCCCTGTCCTGCTGTTGG GCTCGTCGCTGCACGATACCTACTCCATGCTGTCGTCATGGCGACAGACGAGCGAGCGCGATGACGTCAAGACCCGGATGTCGGAGACCTACCAGCGGGCCGTGGTTCCCATGGTGTTCACTTACGTCATCCAGGTGggatttttgtttttacaaacaaTAGATAGCTACAG AGTACCGCAG CTGGCTGTGGTCACAATTTGTAACTTACTCCTCTTCTTCCCACAGGATGTCTACTTCACGGAATTTGGGCCCAGGATCGCTGTGATCCTACGCGGCGACCTGCGCTACTGGGACCCTGCGGTTCAGGACGGGCTCGAAAACCTCACCCGGACGTTCGAGAGCATTCCGCACATCTCCGCGCCCGACACCGATGCCTGGTTCCGAGACTACCGCGCCTTCCTAAACACGGTTGGCGGCCGCAAACGTGCGGACAAGCTAAAGTACATCAAGAGGCTCCGGCAGTTTCTCAACACCACTGCTTTCCGTAGATACAGACATGACATCGTGTTCAAAAACAATCAGAAGAACATTCGCGCCAGCAGGATCTTCCTACAGAGCAAGAAAACAGCAAACTACAAGGAGTTGATTGAGGTGATGACCTCGGCACGAAAGGTCGCGAGAGAAAGCGACTTGAACGTGACCGTGTACAACCCGGCGTTCATGTTCCTGGACCAGTTCGCGCCGATTCTACCAGAAGCGTTGGAGAACCTTGGGATCACCGGGTTCTGTTTTCTCGTGTTCGCGATGTTTACTGTGACGAACTTCCGAAGCAGCATGTGGGTGGCTATCCTAACCATGTCCGTCATGACCGGTCTGATCGGATTTCTCACGGTCCTTGGCACTAACCTTGACCCGGCCACCTTGGGGTACTCCGTGTTTGCTTTGGGCTTCACGATCCAGGCCACCTCTCCGACCGTGTTCGCGTTCGTGCGCGCGCAGGGCCCCACCAGGACTAAGTGCATGCAGTCCACCCTGGTGTACTACAGTATGCCTGTGGTGCAGACATGTCTAACACTGATGTTTGCGGTTTTGCCGTTCACCACGGCGCCGTCCTACATCTTCTACAGCTTGTTCCAGGCGGTTTTCACGCTGTGCGCGCTGGTTTTGCTACACGCTTTGGTCGTCATGCCTGTGATCATGACCGTGGTTGGGCCATCCAAAGAGGAGGAGATCACAGACTCAACAGCCAGCACGCCAAATAAGGAAACGTCGTCCGGACCGTACCAAGTGTCGGCAGTCTGA